The Cytobacillus oceanisediminis genomic interval AAGGACCCCACGCGAATTTTTTCAGCAATGCCAACAAGATAATGAACATGATCAGCTGGTACAAAATGTCCCCGCCGTTAAAACCGCCGCCTGCAGCGCCTAATACTAGACTGTTTGTTAACACCCTCGATTCACTCCCTTCAAGAGTTGTTCCACTTATGAAACGGAGTCATATGCATGATTCCGAATTAGTTTTACGGTAAAAAAACATAAAGGAATGGCGAAGGTTCACGGAATGATCTTCGCCATTTAGAACGATTGGTACAGTATTAATTAACCGCCGATAACCATGAACGCGATAACAACGCCAATGATCGGAACAGCCTCTACTAACGCAACCCCGATGAACATTGTAGTTTGAAGCATACCGCGAGCTTCTGGCTGGCGAGCCATACCTTCAACTGTTTTTGATACGATAAGACCGTTACCGATACCGGCACCTAGTGCTGCTAAACCGATTGCAATTGCTGCTGCTAAAAGACCCATTATTGAGTTCCTCCTTAAATTGTATGAAAATTTATTTGTTTATAATGTTTTGTCCATGAAATGAACAGGTATATATTAATGGTCATGGCTCACTTTGTGTGCCATATAAACCATTGTTAACATACAGAAAATGAAT includes:
- the atpE gene encoding F0F1 ATP synthase subunit C; amino-acid sequence: MGLLAAAIAIGLAALGAGIGNGLIVSKTVEGMARQPEARGMLQTTMFIGVALVEAVPIIGVVIAFMVIGG